GCGCCAGCGCGCTGGATCGTCTCATGCGACCGGGCGGCACCGCTGTGCAACAGGGCCATGCCGGCGAGGATCAGCAGGGCGGATGAGCGCGATATCGGGTGCTGCGGCTTCATGGGGCGGGTCTCCTTGTGGGGGCGCGCCCGGGGGATGGGTCGCTCCTCCAGCCGGGCTGGAGGGCGGGTGGCGCGACAAGCGGCCAGTTTCAGCAGCCGCTGGATCCGCGGCCAGCGGTGAAAACCCGCCTGCTGCTGTGCTGTGGCGTCGCCGCGTTAGGGGTTTACCTGGGCGATGTGCGCCCGCTCGGGCTGGCACTCGCCGGCCGGTAGCAGCGCCTGTTCGCGCTCGCGGCTGAGGCAGGGGCTGGCGCTGCGCGGCCCGGCGCGCAGCCAGGCCACGGTGTCGGCCAGGGTCTGAGCCAAGGGCGTGAAGCGCAGCCCGGCCGCTTCGGCGCGCGGGTTGCGCATCTCCATCATGGCGTTGTCGGCTTCGGGCAGCCAGTAGGGCAGATCGGCAAAGGGCTGAACCCCGGCGGCCAGCAGTTCGGCCTCGGGCCGCCAGCACAGCTCGGCGCGGCTGCCGCAGGCGCTGCGTGCGGCCGTCAGCAAGGCGCCCATGCTCAGGCCATCGGCACCCGTGGTGTTGAACAGGCCGCCCTGGCCTGCCTCGGCCTGTTGCAGGGCGAAGCGGGCGATGTCGCGGGCGTCGATCAGGCGCACCGGGCGCTCGGGCCGGCCCGGGGCCAGCACGGGCGCGCCGTCTTCCGCGGCATCGAGCAGGCGCAACAACCAGTAAGGCAGGCGCGGGCTGTAGTCGTAAGGGCCGACGATGAAGCCGGGGCGCAGGATCAGGGCGCGCTCGCCCATCACCGCTTGAACCGCCCGTTCGCACAGCACCTTCAGGCCGCCGTAGGCTGCGCCATAGCCACCGCCTGATTGCGAGGCACCCGCGGTGGCCTGCGTCTCGGCTTGGGCCAGGGCCTCTGCGCTGAGCTCGGCCACGGGCGAGGTCTCGTCGGTGTCGGCGTCGATCTGCGGGTAGACCGAGATGGTGGAGATCAGGGTGTAGTGCTCGCAGGCCTCGCGCAGCAGCTCGGCGCTGCGCTGCGCGGCGCTGGGCAGGTAGCAGCTGGGGTCGAGCACCGCATCCCAGCGCCGGCCGCGCAGGATGGACAGGTCGCCGCGCCGGTCGCCCTGAAGCTGCTCGACGCCGGCCATCAGCCGTCGGCCCTGGCTGCCGCGGTTGAACAGCGTCACCTCATGGCCGGCGGCCAGGGCCTGTTCGGCCATGTGGCGGCCGAGGAACTGGGTGCCACCGAGGATCAGGAGTTTCATGGCGCGGGCGGGAATGTCAGGGATGGGCGTGCGCCCGATTGTGGGTGGCCCGGATCGCCGATCCATTGGTCATGCGGGGGAAACCCGTGCCGGGACCGAAGCGCGCCCGGCCCCTGAGGTCAGAGCCTCGCCTTGATGCGCTCGGCCCGCATCTCGGCGTCGCTCAAGGCCTTGGCCACCAGGACGGAGCCGCTGGCGCTGTTGCGCAGGCCCAGGGCGTAGACGCCGCCCTCCAGGCGGGCGACGACTTGGGAGCCGTCGTCGGCGCTGACGGTCAGCGCGCCGTCGGCACTGACGCTCATCTTCAGCGGCAGGCCGATGGCCGGCGTGCTCTTGATGCTGAGGCTGCGCTCGCTGTAGAGGTAGCCATCGGCCTTGCGGCCCGCGAAGCGCAGATCGCCGTAGTCACGCTGGCTGCCCAGGTACGCAAAGTTCAGGCTGCCGCTGGCATTGAAGCTGCTGCCGGAGGGGATGTCGAAGTTCAGGTCGGCCGTGACGCTGATCTCGGGCGTTTCGCTGTAGAACTTGGCCAGCAGCAGTTTGTTCAGGCGGTAGCGCACCCCGGCGGTGGCAGCCAGGCTGGTGTCCACCTCCCAGCTGCCCGAAGTCACCTGCACATTGCCCTGGTTGCAGTTGTCGGCCGTGTAGCGCCAGAGCGTGGCACCACTGCGTTCCAGCGTCACGGTGCCGCCCTGCAGGCAGGGGTAGCGGCCGGCCACGTTCTGGGTCTTGTAGAGATCCAGCAGAAGGGGGCGCAGCACTTGGCCCACATCGACCTGGCTGTGCTGGTCGGCCATCTGGGCCACGGCCACGGCACGCACCATATTGTCGATGTTGAGCTTCTTGACCTCGCGGTCCGGCGTCAGTTCCAGGGTCACGCCAGCGCCGCCGCCGCAGGCGCTCAGGCCCAGCAAAGCCAGCAGCGGCATCAGGTGCGCCCAGCGCGGGAGGGCAGAAAAGCGAGGGGCGGGCAGGGTGTTCATGGTGGGAGCCATTGTCGTTGGTCAGGAGAGATCGTATGAATGACTGAAATGCGAAGGCTGCGGTCACCAGACCGGTCCGACGACGAAGTAGAGCCGGCTGCCGCCATTGCGGGTGCTGCCCAGGCCCAGATAGACCGGGCCGAAGCGGCTGTCGATGGCCAGGAAGGCGCTGGCGGCGTTGCGTGCCTGGCGGCGCAAGCCGGTTTCGCCAAAGGGCACTGAGCGCTCGTTGCCAAACTCCAGCGAGGCGCCGATGCGCAGGGTGTCGCCCAGGCCGATGGGCATCTGGCCGATCTTGCGCGCCAGCACCAGTCGGCCGAAGGCATAGGACTGGGTCTTGGAGCTGGGCTCGCTGCCCGAGAGGCGCAAGAAGCCGCCCAGGCCCTCGCCCTGGGGCAGCTCCACATCCACACTGTTGAAGCTGCCGGCCAGGGCGCCGTAGACATGGCCAGCCCAGTCGCCCGAGCGGAAGGCGCGCATCACGCGGGTCTGGTAGGTCGAAGGGCGGCCGGTCAGCGTCACCGGGTAGCGACGCAGGGCTACATGGATCAGGGTGCCGCGCGCCGGGAAGGCGGGTGCATCCAGGGTGTCGCGGCGCCAGCGCAGCTCGGGCAGGCTGAAGGTGGCGCGGATCTGCCGGTCGGCATCACGGTAATCGGAATGGATGCGCAGGCCCACCAGCTGCAGATCGCCCCAGAAACCCATCTGCCGGCCCAGGGCCAGGCCGGTCTGGCTGAGGTTCCACTGGTAGGGCTTGAGCGACTCCGAATCGCGAATGCCGAGGTACTCCACGCTGGGTTCCAGGTACCAAGGTGAACCGGGGCCCAGTGGCTGCATCAGCGCAGTCTTGAACTCGCGGTAGCCGCCCAGCTTGGCGCTGGTGCGCAGCTCGGCGCCCCAGTCGTTGAGCCAGCTCAGGGTGTGCATGGCGGCCAGGGTGTTGCGGTTGAAGCTCTTGAAATCACTGGCCAGCTCGATGCCCAGGCGCAGGCGGCTGCGCGTCCAGGGCGCCTCTGTGACCTTGATCAGCACATCGCGCTGTTCGCCGTGGTCGTGGATCTGGGTCTGCACGCGTTCGAAATCGCCACGGCCGTAGAGCTGGGCGCTGGCCAGCTGCACATCGGCGCGGCTGACCGGCTGGCCGGACTCCAGGCCCAGCTCCTTCTTCAGCGCCTCGGGGTTGGTGAACCTGCTGCCCTCGATGCGCAGCGTGCCCAGGGGCAGGGTGGCGGCCATGGGCCAGAGCGCGGCATTGCGGCGCGCCTCATGCTGGGCGTACTCCTCCTGGCTCAGGGCCAGCGCCTGCAGCTGCGCGGCCATATCGGCGGTGGCCTGCTCGCCCTCGCGAATGGCGCCGGCGCTGCGCTCGAAATCGGTCAGGCCCAGGCCCGGCATTTCGGGCGTGATCAGAAAGTCGCCCTGGCGCAGCTCGGCCAGCGAGCGCTCCACGTTCTGCGTGGTCAGGATCTTGATCATCTGGTCGGTGACGCTGAGCGCGCTCTGGATCTGCTGCTCGTCCAGCAATGGCGAGCCGACATTGACCGCGATCACCACATCGGCGCCCATCTGCCGGGCGATGTCCACGCCCAGATTGCGCACCAGGCCGCCGTCCACCAGCAGCCGGTCCTTGACCCGCACCGGCGAGAACAGGCCCGGCACCGCCATCGAGGCGCGCAGGGCCAAGGACAGGGGTACATCGTCCAGCACCACCAGGCGGCCGTTGATCAGGTCGGTGGCCAGGGCCTTGAAGGGCAGGGGCAGCAGGGGCAGCGGGGTTTCGGCGCGGGCATCGGGCGCCAGGCTGTCGAGCGTGAACTCCAGCGCGCTGTTGCCGGCCGCCGCGGCCGGCAGCATCACGCCCTCGGGCCCCAGGCCGAACTCCAGGCGCGAGGCCAGCATGCGGTCGTCCTCGCGGCGGCGCTGTGCCAGCTCGCGACGGCCGGGCCGGTCGGCCAGGATGCTGTTCCAGTCGGCCTCGGCCACCAGGGTTTCCAGGTCCTCGACGCTGCGGCCGGCGGCGAAGGCGCCGCCCACCACCGCGCCCATGCTGGTGCCCACCACCAGGTCGATGGGGATGCGCTGCGCCTGCAACGCCTTGAGCACGCCGATATGGGCCAGGCCGCGCGCGCCGCCGCCCGACAGCACCAGGCCGATGCGCGGGCGCGTGCCCGGCACCGGGGCGCTGCTGGTCTTGGCGGTTTCGCTTGGTCCGGTGGCGGCCTGCAGGCTGTTGCTTGAAAAGCCCAGCAGCAGGCCCAGCAGCGGGGCTGCCCATGCTGCGCGCCATGCCCCGCCATGCCGCTGCCGCCGCCGTCCTCCGCCGTCGGGCGCCTCCTCGTTTCCGCTCACGTGTCGTCCTCCTGCGCGGTCTGCCGCCAGGTGGGCGGTCTGCCGCTGTCTCTTCATGCCTGCTGCTCGGGCGTCAGCCCCGCCTGCGGGCGCGATTGTGCGCGACTTGCATGACGGTGCCGCTGCTTCGCATAGAGTGCTGTCTTTCGCACCCGTCCGGCTCTGACGCACCGGGTGAGAACCCTGAGTGGGCGCCGAGGCTGGCCCCGAATGAACCGCTTGCCGAGGTGCTGCGCCGTGTTTCGACTGTTCCGTTTTGCTTCGCGCGCCGCCGCTGACCATGCGGCGGACCCGCGCGCCACCGTCAAGCCCGAGGATTTCAATGTCGCGCCCGCCCTGCTGGGCCAGCCCCTGGCTACGCCGCGCCAGCGGGCCCTGGCCATGGGCATCGATGTGGCCGTGCTGGCTTTGGTGAGCCAGCTGGCCAACAACTGGCTGATGATGGCGGCCGCCCTGGGCCTCTACACCTGGCTGCGCCAGACCCGGCCCGAGGTGTTCGCCCGCCTGCGCTGGCGACGGGGCCGCACGAACCTGGCTGCCGGCGCCACAGAGTCGGCGGACGCCGACCTGGTCTTGGCGCCGCCGCCCCAGGCCCCGCGGCGGCGCTGGCTGTCCTGGCTGCTGGTGGCCTGGTTCAGCTACCAGGGCGTGACGCTGCTCTTCCACGGCGACCCGGAGGCCGAGGCCGACGCTGCGGCCGAGGCGGCCAGCGAGCTCAGCACCCCGCTCAGCAAAGCCGAGCTGCGCGCGCTGCGTGAGCAGGCGGAGGAAGAGCCGGAGGCCGCGACCGATGCGGCGGAAACCGTGGCTTCAGCGGCTTCAGCGGCGGAGCTGGCGCAAGCGCTGCAACACGCGCAGGCGCAGCACCACCAGGCATTGCACCGCCTGCTGCGCGAGCAGGAGTCACAGCTGGAGCATTTGCGCGAAGAGGTGGTGCTGGCCGGCCAGCCGCAGGCCATGCGCTGGCTCAAGGCGGGCAAGCGCTGGCTCGATGAGCTGCTGCGCCATTACGTGACGCCGGCGCTGTACTTCTGCCTGCTGCCCCTGCTCTGGCCGGGCCAGACCCTGGGCAAGCGCCTGCTGGGCCTGCGCGTGCAGGAGCTCAGCGGCAAGCCCATGACCTTGATGCTGGGCTTCAGGCGTTTTGGCGGTTATGCCGCCGCCACCGTCACCGGCGGCATCGGGCTGCTGCAGATCCTCTGGGATCCGAACCGGCAGGGCCTGCAGGACAAGACGGCGCACACGGTGGTGATTGATGTGCGCGGGCAGCAACCACCTGCTCCCGCCTTGCAAGCCACGCCCCAGGAAAATTCAAGCCTTGATTAGGGTGCGAATGGTTGCCAACGATCATTCATCGTTGGTGTTGCTGATGCTCGGGTCGGTGGTGATTGGTGCCCCACTCAGCGCATCGATGACGGTCATCGTGTACTTGTAGGACTGCGCGTTGTTGTTGTAGTCGCCCAGTGCCAAGGTGGCTGCATTGATCAACCAAGCGATAGGGAACTCCGCATCCGCGTCAGCGCTGTTGATGACCAAGGCAGAGCCATCCGACGGGAAGTAGTAGCCCGGACTGACCAGGGAGTACACGATCAGTGCATTGGCCTGATTGCTCAGAGTCACCGGGTCTGGGTTGAAGACCAAATAGGGTTCGGTGCCTTGCGCTGCTTTGACCGTGACGCTGACGGCGAAGACATTGTTTTGAATCGGGGTCGATTGGTTCGAGGGCATGGTGGGGCGATCGTTGAGGTGGATTGATAGGGTCGCGTGAGTCCAAGGATGAACCTGGCTTGCAGGAGGCGTAACCCAGCGGGCTGCGTCAATACTGCTGTACCTTCTCCGCGGCCATGCGCCGAGCGAGACCAACCTGCCATTCAGGGTGGCGGAAGCCCGATGCCTCCAAACCTTCGGCCATTGATCGGGCTTCTTGAGTACGCCCGAGGCTGAGCAAGGCATGGGCTCGTAAGGATTTCACGCGGGCTTCGCTCACGCTCTCCCCAATTCCGGCGAGGTGCTCCAAAGCTTGGTTCCAGCGTGTTCGGGCTTCTGTCGGCGCTGCATTCGCGATGGCATTGCCAAGTCGATATGAGGCCAAGGCCAGGGCCCATTGAGTGTTCACATCGACTTTGCCTCGCCCTCCGCCCGACCTCGTCAGTGAGTGCCGATCCACAAAGCGCGTCAAGTCCCGGAGCGGGGCGGCGGTAGGTGACAAGGATCGTTCTTTTGTTGCCAGCTGCGCTTGCGCAGCCAGGAAGCGGCCAGGGATCTTGATTGCGGTATCGGGTTTGTCCCGCGTGGCGGCCAGAAGCCTGATGTACTCGGGTTCCAAGGCAGAGAGTTCCTCGCGAGCCTCCTCGGTGCTGCCGAGCGCCAGAACGGTTTCGATCAGATGAAGGCGGGCGTAAGCCAGGCGCTCGACGAACAACAGGTTGTCGGTATCGACGGCCACCAGTTTCACAAAGGCATCGCGTGCCGCCCTGCCCGTGACCAATGCCGCAGAGCCCTGGCCGATGCTGAGTTGCAGGCGGCTCAAGGCCGACAACGTCGTGGCCTCATCATCTTGGGCTTGGCGATTCAGTACCTTTTCGGCGCGCAGGACTTGCAGTTTGGCTTCATGGCTTGAGATGCTGGCTTCGAACTGGCCCAGTTTTTCTTGCGCGCGCGCCATCCAACCCCAGGTCTTGGTCAGTTCCGATTGCAAGTCCGCATGCGCAGGAATCAGGACCTGCCAAATCGTCCGCGCACGGGTGAAACGCTCCAGTGCAGACTCGACGCGCTGGGTGTTGAGCAAGAGCACGCCCAAGTTCACTTCTGCATGGGCCAATTCGGTTTGCCATTTGCTGTTGGCCGGCTCACTTCGGGTGAGCGTTTGGGCCAGCTGCAGATAGGTTTCGAAGTTGTTTTCGGCCGCTTCTTGCTTACCTTGCCGCCAAGCCGCGTAACCCACCCAATAGCTACTCTGCGCATGGTCAAACAGCCGCTGCGTGTTCTTGGCGTCGCGCGCCAGCAGTTCCGCCGTGCTGTCGGCGGCCTGCTTGAAGCGCTCCTCGGCCTCTGCCATCTGGCCGCGCTTCTCGGCAATCTCGCCCATCAGATGCAGGGCCCGGGCGCGCCGGCCCAGTGCGTCTGCATCGCTGCGCCGCAGGTCTTGCTGGGCGTAGTAGGCCAGCGCCTTCTCCCCCACCGCATCGAGCACATCGAGCCGCCCCACCGGGTCCAGCTTCTTGCGCAGATCGCCGAGCATGAATTCGATCAGGCCTTCGGCCTGCACGCGCTGTTCATGCGCTTCCTGGGCTTTCCAGACCGCCGCGCCGGCGCCGGCGGCAATGGCCAGCAGGGCCGTGCAGCTGGCCGCCACAGCCAGGCGGTGGCGGCGGATGAATTTGCCGACGATGTAGGCGCGGCGGTCTGGCCGGGCGCTGATCGGCTCATGAGCCAGCCAGCGCTGGAGGTCCTCGGCCAGCGCAGCAGCATTGGCATAGCGCTCGGCCGGCGCCTTCTTGAGCGCCTTGGCGACGATGGTGTCCAGGTCGCCGCGCAACTGGCGCGCCACGCCGCTGGGCACGCGCTCCGACACCTTCTTGGGTTCCACCTCGACCAGGGTGCGCAGGCGCTCCAGCGGCGTGGTCAGGGCCTCGTCCTGGCCCTCGGTCGGGTGCTGGCCGCTGAGCAAGAGGTAGAGCAGCACGCCCAGGGCATAGACATCGGTGGCCGTGGTCACCTCGCCACCCTGCACCTGCTCGGGCGCGGCATAACGCGGCGTGTAAGCGCGTCCAGCCACCCGGGTCAGCTCGGTGGCGGCGCCGGGGGGCGTGGTGTCATCGTCGCCCGCGCGGTGGAGCAGCTTGGCGATGCCGAAGTCCAGCAGCTTCACCTCGCCGGCCGCCGTCACCAGGATGTTCGAGGGCTTGAGGTCGCGGTGCAGGATCAGGCGGGTGTGGGCATGGGCCACGGCGGCCAGCACATCGAGGAACAGGCGCACCCGGGCTTCGCAGTCGAGACCACGCTCGACGCAGAAGCGGTCCAGGGGCAGGCCGTCGATGTACTCCAGCACCAGATAGGGCTGCCGGTGTTCAGGCGCCACGCCGGCATCGATCAGGCGGGCAATGTGTGGATGGGTCAGGCGGGCCAGGATCTGGCCTTCGCGGGCGAAGCGGCCCGCGTCGCCCCGTCCGATCAGGCCGGTGTTCAGAAACTTGATCGCCACCTGGCCTTCGAAGCGGCCGTCGGTGCGGCGCGCCAGCCAGACCGTGCCCATGCCGCCCTGGCCGATTTCGCGCTCCAGGGTGTAGGCGCCCACGGTCTGGCCGGCCTGGTTGTGGGTACTGGCGGCCTCGGCCACGCTGAGAGCGGGGCTGGCGAGAAAGTCCTCGGCCTCCAGCGCCTCTTGCCGGCGCAGCAACTCGGCCAGGTCCTCGATCAGGTCGGGGCTCAGTTCGGCTTGTTGGTGCAGGGCTTGCAGGCGGGCGGGGCGATGCTCGGGCGCCAGGTCCAGCAGTTCATCGAGCAGGGGGCTCAGGCGGGCCCAGCGGGCTTTGTCGATCTCGGCCATCCGTTCAGCTCAGGGACAGGGACAGGAACAGCCGGGCTTTCTGCCAATCGCGCTGCACGGTGCGCTCGGTCACGCCCAGGCTTTCGGCGATCTCGCTCTCCAGCAGGCCGCCGAAGTAGCGCATCTCCACCACCTGGGCCAGGCGCGGTTCCAGCGCGGCCAGCTCTTCCAGCGCCTCGTGCACGCGCAGGATTTGCTCGTCGCCCTGGGGCGGCAGATTGGCCACGGCCGTGTTCAGGGTCAGCTGCTCCAGGCCGCCGCCATGGCGCTCGGCCTGGCGGCGCCGCACCAGGTCGATGACGATGCTGTGCATCACCTTGGCGGCATAGGCCAGGAAATGCTTGCGGTCGGGGAAGTCGAGCTGGCCGCTGGCCTGCAGGCGCAGATAGCTCTCGTGCACCAGGCCGGTGGGGTCGAGCAAGGTCAGGTGGCCGGCCTGTTGCAGGCGCCGCCGGGCCAGGCGCTGCAGGTCGGCGTAGAGCAAGGCCATCACCTGGTCGGTGGCCTGGCGGTCGCCGTTCTGGGCGGCACGCAGCAGTAGGGTGATGTTGTCGCTCATGGTTCGGGCTGGGCAAAGCACTCTAGCAGCCGGCCATGAATATTTTTTCGAGAGGCATGTCGGGTTTGTCCTGCGGCTCGCGTTTTATCCAAAGAGGACGCGGCAATGGCGGCCAGCAGGGAGGCCCGAAAAGGGGTTGTCTGCCGCTGTCGTGTCTTCACCTGCTGCAGCCTGTGCGCTCCGCGGCCCTACTGTCAGGGGTGCGGCGTGGCTGGCCTGTGGCCCACGTACAAGACATCGACGCTGTGAACCACACATCCATGCCGGCCTCGGGGAGCCGAACCCTTTTGTCTTCCACCATCCAACCCAGCCATCACCTCAGCTTGTCGGCCCACGCAACGCTGAGCCGGCGCCGCAACAGCGAGCCTCAAGCGATCGAGATCGTGCCGGACATGCTCAGCCTGGCCGGCCTGCTCAACCGCGAGCTGGGTGCGGCGCGGCGCTACGGCACCCGGCCGGCCGTGCTGCTGCTGCAGGTGGAGGTGCGGCCCGAGGCCGGGGGGATGGCGCCGCGCACCGGCCAGCAGGAGGAACTGATCGCCGCCCTGGGCGCACGCCTGCGTTGCCGGGTACGCAGCCACGATGTGGTGGCGCGGGTGGGGCGTGCCCGCTACGCCGTCGTCCTGCAAAACATGGCGCGTGCGCCGCTGCCGGCGGTGCAGGCGCGCTTGCAGCGGGCGCTGGGCGGGCCGTATGAGCTGCAGTCGCAGCTCTTGTTTGCCAGCCTGCGCATGGGCGCCGCCCTGTGTGGCCCCCATCGCTGCAGCGGGCTGGAGCTGAGTCAAAGCGCCGAACTGGCCATGGAGCAGGCGGCGCCTGACACGGTACCGACCCTGGTCGCAGATCGCCGCCGCAGCGAGGACAGCCCGCCGCGGCTCTGAACCGCGGGCCGCTGCCGGATCACGCGGAGCCCCGCGGGCTTGCCCGGGCCCGCACTTTTGCGTTTGGCGCGACACTTTTTTGCATGCGTTTTGGCGGGCCGCAGGTTAGGCTGGCGGCGGATGGGGCTGTGCCCCGAATGGAACGCGCGCCTGATGCCGATCCCCGCTCTCTGCTGCACCCACCGCGGCGGCCGCCTCCTGCGGTCCTGCGCGCTCGCCCTGCTGATGCTCTTGCTGGCCGGCTGGGGTGCGGTGGTGCCAGGTCTTGCCTGGGCCTCATCCCTGCACGGTTTGCGTTTCAGCCAGCTGGGCACGGAAGATGGTTTGCCCAGTTCGGCGGTGACCAGTCTGCTGCAGGACCGACAG
This region of Paucibacter aquatile genomic DNA includes:
- a CDS encoding patatin-like phospholipase family protein — encoded protein: MSGNEEAPDGGGRRRQRHGGAWRAAWAAPLLGLLLGFSSNSLQAATGPSETAKTSSAPVPGTRPRIGLVLSGGGARGLAHIGVLKALQAQRIPIDLVVGTSMGAVVGGAFAAGRSVEDLETLVAEADWNSILADRPGRRELAQRRREDDRMLASRLEFGLGPEGVMLPAAAAGNSALEFTLDSLAPDARAETPLPLLPLPFKALATDLINGRLVVLDDVPLSLALRASMAVPGLFSPVRVKDRLLVDGGLVRNLGVDIARQMGADVVIAVNVGSPLLDEQQIQSALSVTDQMIKILTTQNVERSLAELRQGDFLITPEMPGLGLTDFERSAGAIREGEQATADMAAQLQALALSQEEYAQHEARRNAALWPMAATLPLGTLRIEGSRFTNPEALKKELGLESGQPVSRADVQLASAQLYGRGDFERVQTQIHDHGEQRDVLIKVTEAPWTRSRLRLGIELASDFKSFNRNTLAAMHTLSWLNDWGAELRTSAKLGGYREFKTALMQPLGPGSPWYLEPSVEYLGIRDSESLKPYQWNLSQTGLALGRQMGFWGDLQLVGLRIHSDYRDADRQIRATFSLPELRWRRDTLDAPAFPARGTLIHVALRRYPVTLTGRPSTYQTRVMRAFRSGDWAGHVYGALAGSFNSVDVELPQGEGLGGFLRLSGSEPSSKTQSYAFGRLVLARKIGQMPIGLGDTLRIGASLEFGNERSVPFGETGLRRQARNAASAFLAIDSRFGPVYLGLGSTRNGGSRLYFVVGPVW
- a CDS encoding serine/threonine protein kinase; the encoded protein is MAEIDKARWARLSPLLDELLDLAPEHRPARLQALHQQAELSPDLIEDLAELLRRQEALEAEDFLASPALSVAEAASTHNQAGQTVGAYTLEREIGQGGMGTVWLARRTDGRFEGQVAIKFLNTGLIGRGDAGRFAREGQILARLTHPHIARLIDAGVAPEHRQPYLVLEYIDGLPLDRFCVERGLDCEARVRLFLDVLAAVAHAHTRLILHRDLKPSNILVTAAGEVKLLDFGIAKLLHRAGDDDTTPPGAATELTRVAGRAYTPRYAAPEQVQGGEVTTATDVYALGVLLYLLLSGQHPTEGQDEALTTPLERLRTLVEVEPKKVSERVPSGVARQLRGDLDTIVAKALKKAPAERYANAAALAEDLQRWLAHEPISARPDRRAYIVGKFIRRHRLAVAASCTALLAIAAGAGAAVWKAQEAHEQRVQAEGLIEFMLGDLRKKLDPVGRLDVLDAVGEKALAYYAQQDLRRSDADALGRRARALHLMGEIAEKRGQMAEAEERFKQAADSTAELLARDAKNTQRLFDHAQSSYWVGYAAWRQGKQEAAENNFETYLQLAQTLTRSEPANSKWQTELAHAEVNLGVLLLNTQRVESALERFTRARTIWQVLIPAHADLQSELTKTWGWMARAQEKLGQFEASISSHEAKLQVLRAEKVLNRQAQDDEATTLSALSRLQLSIGQGSAALVTGRAARDAFVKLVAVDTDNLLFVERLAYARLHLIETVLALGSTEEAREELSALEPEYIRLLAATRDKPDTAIKIPGRFLAAQAQLATKERSLSPTAAPLRDLTRFVDRHSLTRSGGGRGKVDVNTQWALALASYRLGNAIANAAPTEARTRWNQALEHLAGIGESVSEARVKSLRAHALLSLGRTQEARSMAEGLEASGFRHPEWQVGLARRMAAEKVQQY
- a CDS encoding RDD family protein encodes the protein MFRLFRFASRAAADHAADPRATVKPEDFNVAPALLGQPLATPRQRALAMGIDVAVLALVSQLANNWLMMAAALGLYTWLRQTRPEVFARLRWRRGRTNLAAGATESADADLVLAPPPQAPRRRWLSWLLVAWFSYQGVTLLFHGDPEAEADAAAEAASELSTPLSKAELRALREQAEEEPEAATDAAETVASAASAAELAQALQHAQAQHHQALHRLLREQESQLEHLREEVVLAGQPQAMRWLKAGKRWLDELLRHYVTPALYFCLLPLLWPGQTLGKRLLGLRVQELSGKPMTLMLGFRRFGGYAAATVTGGIGLLQILWDPNRQGLQDKTAHTVVIDVRGQQPPAPALQATPQENSSLD
- a CDS encoding diguanylate cyclase domain-containing protein, which produces MSSTIQPSHHLSLSAHATLSRRRNSEPQAIEIVPDMLSLAGLLNRELGAARRYGTRPAVLLLQVEVRPEAGGMAPRTGQQEELIAALGARLRCRVRSHDVVARVGRARYAVVLQNMARAPLPAVQARLQRALGGPYELQSQLLFASLRMGAALCGPHRCSGLELSQSAELAMEQAAPDTVPTLVADRRRSEDSPPRL
- a CDS encoding ECF-type sigma factor, with the translated sequence MSDNITLLLRAAQNGDRQATDQVMALLYADLQRLARRRLQQAGHLTLLDPTGLVHESYLRLQASGQLDFPDRKHFLAYAAKVMHSIVIDLVRRRQAERHGGGLEQLTLNTAVANLPPQGDEQILRVHEALEELAALEPRLAQVVEMRYFGGLLESEIAESLGVTERTVQRDWQKARLFLSLSLS
- a CDS encoding NAD-dependent epimerase/dehydratase family protein is translated as MKLLILGGTQFLGRHMAEQALAAGHEVTLFNRGSQGRRLMAGVEQLQGDRRGDLSILRGRRWDAVLDPSCYLPSAAQRSAELLREACEHYTLISTISVYPQIDADTDETSPVAELSAEALAQAETQATAGASQSGGGYGAAYGGLKVLCERAVQAVMGERALILRPGFIVGPYDYSPRLPYWLLRLLDAAEDGAPVLAPGRPERPVRLIDARDIARFALQQAEAGQGGLFNTTGADGLSMGALLTAARSACGSRAELCWRPEAELLAAGVQPFADLPYWLPEADNAMMEMRNPRAEAAGLRFTPLAQTLADTVAWLRAGPRSASPCLSREREQALLPAGECQPERAHIAQVNP